The Umboniibacter marinipuniceus genomic sequence CGAGCGTAAGCTCAAGATTCTTAAAGATTTAGAGCGTTTTGCGCTATTAATTCAGAACGCTTAGCAGCTTTAATCTGCACACTTAGTAACTTACATTCAACACGCTCAGCGCAGATTGTTGCGCTGGCGAAGTAGAACGCCCAAAGTGACAATTTAAGAGGACATTATGCAGTTTCGTGGAGCCAACATTTTATCTATCGCTCAATTTGAGCGCGCCGACATCGAATCGCTCTTCACTACCGCAGACCTTCTTGCGCCCTATGCTCGCCGAGAGAAACGAACTCGCGTGCTGGACGGTGCAATTCTGGGCAATATGTTCTTCGAACCAAGTACCCGAACCCGCGTGAGTTTCGGCTCCGCGTTCAACATCCTGGGCGGTTATGTTCGTGAAACTACCGGACTAGAGAGCTCTTCGCTTAGCAAAGGCGAATCTCTCTACGACACCGCACGGGTCTTATCTGGCTATTCCGATGTCATCTGTATGCGCCACCCAGAAATTGGTTCAGTAGCTGAATTCGCTCAAGGTTCGCGCGTTCCTGTTATTAATGGTGGTGACGGACCCAATGAGCACCCTACTCAAGCCCTGCTTGACCTTTACACGATTCGCAATGAGCTACGCAGTTTCAATCGCAGCGTTGATGGTCTGCGTATCGCCATGATTGGCGACCTGAAGCACGGCCGAACGGTGCACTCACTGAGCAAGCTACTGTGCCTCTTTAGCAATGTAGAAGTTCGCCTCGTCTCGCCACAACCTTTACAGCTTCCCGCTGCGCTGGTTGAACAAATGCGCGCCGCCAATGTCAAAGTGACTATCACAGACAAACTTGAGGAAGGTATCCACGCGGTGGACATCGTTTACAGCACTCGTATTCAAGAGGAACGCTTTGCCGATCAAGCTGAGGCCAACCTCTACCGTGGCCAGTTCCGACTTAATCAAAGTATCTATACTGCGCACTGTGAACCCAATACGGTAATCATGCATCCGCTACCCCGAGATTCCCGAGCAGAGGCCAACGAGCTGGATATTGACTTGGATCGCAATCCCAATTTGGCCATCTTCCGTCA encodes the following:
- a CDS encoding aspartate carbamoyltransferase, with protein sequence MQFRGANILSIAQFERADIESLFTTADLLAPYARREKRTRVLDGAILGNMFFEPSTRTRVSFGSAFNILGGYVRETTGLESSSLSKGESLYDTARVLSGYSDVICMRHPEIGSVAEFAQGSRVPVINGGDGPNEHPTQALLDLYTIRNELRSFNRSVDGLRIAMIGDLKHGRTVHSLSKLLCLFSNVEVRLVSPQPLQLPAALVEQMRAANVKVTITDKLEEGIHAVDIVYSTRIQEERFADQAEANLYRGQFRLNQSIYTAHCEPNTVIMHPLPRDSRAEANELDIDLDRNPNLAIFRQADNGVIVRMALFVKVLDVEAELKKSEQPVIWYTQRNNTP